The genomic window CTGTTGATACTCCCTTATCGTACATGGCCGTTTTCATCTAGCTTGTATTCTGCTCTACTCTTGCTTTGTGTGTTTTAATATATAGGTGTTACACGTCaatggaaaaaaaaaaggcGAGGGGCTCAGTTATCTAGTTTTTGACTTGAATGTAAATTGCTTGTTGTTCCCGCCGTCCAACTGTTTCTCCATTGGATTTTTTTTATAAAAGTGCGCGAGCATAAAGACATACATCACCCCTTGAAGCGAGGTGAATATTATGATACCTACAAGATGCAAATTATGGATCGAATAAGAAGGACTAGACAAATAGAATAAACGGAAGATCCAAAAAGTACGTagaaaaaaggaaaacGGAAAAATGGCTTGGAATCATAGCCAGGGGGGCTGAGTTGATGTCATGGGGTTATAAACCCTCAATAAGCGTCCTAATGAGTTGATATAAGCAATTCTGCCTcaaaaaaaagagagagagagagagacGGAGGAAAGAATTGACGTACCAGGTCCGACCTTCATCTTGTATAAAAAGTTGACAATCGTCTCGCTTTCTTTATTCTGACCGCCTCCCAGACCCTTTGCCCAATGAGCATTCGCCTTTTCGGCCAGAACGTGCTTGGCAGCCAACACGTCGGAAAGGGTCATGACCCCTCGCCTGATAGTAGGAGCAGGCGGTGGTGAAGGAGGTGCGGGAGTCGCAGGACGACGGGAGGGTAAAGTTTTGGAGCGTGTTGTAGGCGGTGTaggagggggaggagtGGAGTGCGGCGATGCAGGGGGTGCATCACTTGTTGGCGGGATGTCGGAGGGAACTTCAGGGTTGATGCTGGGTTCGGCAGAAGCGGTGGGCTGGTCGGTGCTGGTTATCGGACCATCTAGTTGTTCAGCGGCCGTCTCGCCTTGCCCAGAGggagcagcagcagcagcagcaatTGTTGTTTCGCCTTCTTCCACTTGACCATTGGTACTTCGGTGCGTCTCCTCCACACCGTTTATTTGCTCAGCTTTTTCCTCCGATGTAATGGTCGTGCCGTCGGCAGCACCAGCATCCCCAGTATCAATAGCAGCTGACTCCGTAGCGCCGGTACCAACAGCGCCAATATCGACAGCACTAGTATCATTGACGCCGGTATCAACAGCACCAGTATCGACAGTGTCAGTATCAACAGCGCCAGCATCGACAGCACTCATCGTAGGCTTGATATCTTCCTCGGTGCCTGGAGCTATAGAGGAAGTACGTAGAGTAGGTTCcggaggaagagaagggtCTAGGTTGGGGAGAAATGCAGATGTGGGTGGAACGGGTGTGGGTGCAGAAGGCGGGATCATGTATAGTTGATTGGCTGTTTTGCAAAGAGGACAAGAAAATAAGTCAGCGAGACATGTTCcaacaaaaaaaaaaagaaaaaagatgTACGAGGAATACATGGCTCTTCTGACCATGGAGAAGGGTCCCATCTGGGTAACAGATCATGCGCTTCGAGGTATTTGTACAGTGCTTCGACGGGCAAGTCGTTAAAGTCAATCTACATGGGGACGTCAGTTTTCATACGTCAAAACAAAAGGCAACAACAATGACAGGAAAAAATATGTAGAGCAGTTTCTCTCGTCGCCTCTAGGGCAACACTACTCACCTTTGTCTTGATCTCGTTCTCGCCCTCCTTTTCGCGCTCCTTTTCAACATTCACAGGCTCCGGTTTTCGTCTCTTTGCCCTTGAAGTTGTGTGCGCACCGGGAAGGGCAGAAGAGGTGGCTGGTTGTACTCCTGCTGTAGGAGTGACTGAGCTCGAAGAGAGGTTTGTGGAGTGCGGTCTCGCTCTTTTGAGGGTCGGTGGCGGCATGTTTTCTTGTGCTGACATggcgggggagggggagcAGTCGGAGGGAGAAGTAGATACCGTAGCGGGGGAGTGACTTATACACTCTCAGTTTGGCGAATGGCGCAGGTGGAGGCAGCCCTCAGGGTAAATATTCTTCATTATGTAAACTTCAGATCACGTGATTTGCCGCATCACACTTCAGAAAGTTCGTCCAGTCGCACATTCACTTCGCACAAGTGCAGAGTATACACTTCTCGACGGCGTATATATCCTATATTCACAATGGTAAACATACTGGACCCTCTGAAACTGAGCATATAGCTAATCATCCGCAGGTCAAAGCAACGAAAACACGAAAGTTCG from Cryptococcus gattii WM276 chromosome E, complete sequence includes these protein-coding regions:
- a CDS encoding uncharacterized protein (Similar to TIGR gene model, INSD accession AAW43653.1) encodes the protein MPPPTLKRARPHSTNLSSSSVTPTAGVQPATSSALPGAHTTSRAKRRKPEPVNVEKEREKEGENEIKTKIDFNDLPVEALYKYLEAHDLLPRWDPSPWSEEPCIPPNQLYMIPPSAPTPVPPTSAFLPNLDPSLPPEPTLRTSSIAPGTEEDIKPTMSAVDAGAVDTDTVDTGAVDTGVNDTSAVDIGAVGTGATESAAIDTGDAGAADGTTITSEEKAEQINGVEETHRSTNGQVEEGETTIAAAAAAPSGQGETAAEQLDGPITSTDQPTASAEPSINPEVPSDIPPTSDAPPASPHSTPPPPTPPTTRSKTLPSRRPATPAPPSPPPAPTIRRGVMTLSDVLAAKHVLAEKANAHWAKGLGGGQNKESETIVNFLYKMKVGPGRLLRVYNPMTSTQPPWL